CGGCCCCCCCGCCGCTGGGCGCCGCCGCATCTGGCCTGGGCCGCCGCCCTCGCCGGGTTGCTCGCGCTGGCGGGGACGGGCTGGGGCGGCTACCAGACCTCACGGCTGGCAGAACTTCGGGCCGAGCAGGCCCAGGTGACCCGCTGGCTCGCGCGGCCCGACCTGCGCGTTCTCACGCTGCGGAACACGCGGCGGGAACCGAGCGGGCGGGCGCTCACCCTGCCGGGCGGGCGGACGCTGTTCGTGTTGCCCGACGCCCCTCCCGGACAGGTGTACGTCGCGTGGGTGGCGCGGGACTGGCACCTGGGCGACCCCATGCAGCCCGCCGGGACGAGCCGCCGCGGGGTCTTCGAGGTGAACCTCGGCCCCAACGATTACCTGTGCCTGAGCCTGGAAGCAGACGAGACCCTTCCCACCGGCCCCACCCGGGTGCTGGGCTGGGCCTTCCTCTGACCGGAGGGCTGTGGTCCCGGTGTTGATGTTTTGCCGCGCTAACCAGGCGTTTGCGCTCCCCTTCTCTCGTAGAGGAAGGGGATTTTTTCTGTCTAGAGGGCCCTTTCCACCGGCTTGACCGCCCGGCACGTGAACAACTGCCCGCACCTTCTCGCCCCCCGGCTTCTGGCGAGTCGCCCGGCCGGGAGCCCATCCGGCCTCGCCCAGCGGCCATGCATCCATTTGCCCCCGCCGCGCGTTTCATGGGGTGGAGGCCACCATGTCACGAATCCGCCTGACCGCCGCGCTGCTCACCCTCTCCTGCCTGGGCCTGGCCCGCGCCGCCGACCTGGGGGTGCGCCAGGACCCGAAACTGGGCACCATCCTGCAAGACAGCCGGGGCATGACGCTGTACCTGTACACCAAGGACACTCCGGGGGTGACCAACTGTTACGACCAGTGCGCCGCCGCGTGGCCGCCCCTGCTGGCGACCGAGTTGCCGGGGCTGCCCGCCGGGATGCCCGGCAAGCTGAGCCTGGTCACGCGCAAGGACGGCAGCAAGCAGGTGGCGTACAACGGCTGGCCGCTCTACTTCTGGGTGCGGGACACCAAGCCGGGCCAGACGACCGGCCAGGGCGTCGGCAAGGTCTGGTACGCGGTGAACCCGGGACCGGCGGTGCAGGTCGCCACCCTGGGCACGCTCGGGAAGGGGCTCGTCGCCGCGAACGGGATGACCCTGTACCTCTACACCAAGGACACCAAGAACGTGAGCAACTGCTACGACCAGTGCGCCGTCGCCTGGCCGCCGCTGCTGACGGCGTACCAGCCCACGGGCTCCGCCGAGGTGCAGAAGCACCTGGGGACCACCACCCGCAAGGACGGCTCCATGCAGGTTACCTACGACGGCAAGCCGCTGTACTTCTGGGTGCGGGACCAGAAGCCCGGCGACACGACCGGCCAGAACGTCGGCGGGGTGTGGTTCATCGTCCAGCCCTGAGCGGGGGCGGTGAGGCCCGGGCCGCTACGATGGGGGCGTGAACCCGCTCAGATCGGCCCGGAGGCACGAGTGAACCCGCTGCGACTGGAACCGCGGCTGGCGGCCCGGGTGTGGGGCGGCACCCGCCTGGGGCGCGGCGAGGACGGCCAGCCCATCGGCGAGGCGTGGGTGCTGCACGAGGACAGCCGGGTGCGGGGCGGGCCGCACGATGGGCGCACCCTGGGCGACCTCGCCGCCGAGTTCCCCGCCGAGCTGCTGGGCACCCGCGCCCGGGGAGAGCGCTTTCCGCTGCTCATCAAGCTGCTCGACTGCGCCGAGTGGCTCAGCGTGCAGGTCCACCCCGACGACGAGCAGGCCGCGCGTCTGGTCGGGCCGGGCGAGCTGGGCAAGACCGAGGCGTGGTACATCCTGGAGGCGCGGCCCGGGGCGCAGCTCATCGCGGGGGTGCGGGAGGGCACCTCGCCGGGGGAGTTGCGGTCGGCGATCCTGGAGGGCCGGGTGATGGAGCACGCGGCCTACCAGCCGGTGGGGGAGGGCGACACGGTGTTCGTCCCCGCCGGAACGCTGCACGCGCTCGGGCCGGGCCTCTTCCTGTACGAGGTGCAGCAGACCTCGGACACGACCTACCGCGTCTACGACTGGGACCGCCCGGCGAGCGCGGGGCGCGCCCTGCACCTGAAGGAGAGCGCCGAAGTCACGACGACGCGGCCACCCCAGTGGCGCCCGGCCCAGCCGCTCGAACCCGGGGAGAGCCGCGAGTTGCTCCGCAGCGACTACTTCGTGCTGGAGGGGCTGCGCTGCGGTCCCGAGCCCCTGGAACGGGACACCCGGGGCGAGAGCTTCCATGCCCTGACGGTGATTCAGGGGCACGGCACGTTGCACGCTGCCGGAGAGACGCTGCCCCTGGCGCCGCTCGACACGGTGTTGCTGCCCGCCGGGGTGGGGGAGTACCGCCTGGAGGGCGAGTCGGTTCAGGCCCTCGTCTCGCGCCTGCCCTGAAGAGCGTTGGGAGAGGCTTGGGAACAGGCTTCCTGAGCCTCGAGCATCCACCAGCGGATCGGCCGGCCCATGCGCTCTTTCAGGTGGCCTGCGCCGCCCCTTCGGCGCAAGCTCGGGGAGCGGCAGGGGGAGGATGAGAGCCCCGGCAAAGGCCTTTCATGGGATAGGGGGGCGGGGTGGGCAGAGGGTGAGCGGGCTCTCCTGGAGCCTTCACCCCGCGCGGCAGCCTCCAGCCGAGCATGAGGGTGGAACCGTTTCGACATCCCCCTCAGGAGGGCTCATGAACCGCAACCCTGTTCCCCGTTGGAAGCCTCTTGTCCTGGGCCTTGGCGCCGCGTTGGCCCTGGGAACGGTCACGCTCGCCCAGCAGGGCGGACCGACCTCCACCGGAACCCCGCCCAGTTCGGGTACCGCGCCCGCCCCGACGGTTCCGTCCACGACCACTTCGGAAACTTCCGGCAGCGCTGT
This sequence is a window from Deinococcus aerius. Protein-coding genes within it:
- a CDS encoding type I phosphomannose isomerase catalytic subunit; protein product: MNPLRLEPRLAARVWGGTRLGRGEDGQPIGEAWVLHEDSRVRGGPHDGRTLGDLAAEFPAELLGTRARGERFPLLIKLLDCAEWLSVQVHPDDEQAARLVGPGELGKTEAWYILEARPGAQLIAGVREGTSPGELRSAILEGRVMEHAAYQPVGEGDTVFVPAGTLHALGPGLFLYEVQQTSDTTYRVYDWDRPASAGRALHLKESAEVTTTRPPQWRPAQPLEPGESRELLRSDYFVLEGLRCGPEPLERDTRGESFHALTVIQGHGTLHAAGETLPLAPLDTVLLPAGVGEYRLEGESVQALVSRLP